In the genome of Cyanobacterium sp. T60_A2020_053, one region contains:
- a CDS encoding pentapeptide repeat-containing protein yields MEEKKKKPLLPRIFSKFQRTLSSFLSAIALAVTGSVHIPEIAIGPIVGALITSTTTLILGALTISNIFSEQFLYRPLQIQDNNAQYNLELESYRHNILSNYLNQITQLTLNYSSWQLQQDFNLLRADTQATLAELNGERKRYMIIFLKDTHLISFNQSQVSNNLLKNANLQEAKLDNLDLSYSNFFQADLTKANLNKTNFKKSNFQEANLSEATLINANLAGAILKETDLTKTNLTNACYDLFTKFPIDFDPEKAKMREIKPFTECKFITVSKN; encoded by the coding sequence ATGGAAGAAAAGAAAAAAAAGCCATTACTACCCCGCATTTTTAGCAAATTTCAGCGCACCTTATCATCATTTTTAAGTGCCATTGCCTTGGCAGTAACAGGTTCAGTGCATATTCCAGAAATCGCCATTGGACCGATTGTGGGCGCTTTAATTACTTCTACTACTACCCTAATTTTAGGGGCGCTGACCATTTCCAACATTTTTAGTGAGCAATTTTTGTATAGACCACTACAAATTCAAGATAATAATGCTCAATATAACCTGGAATTAGAAAGTTATCGTCATAATATTCTCAGTAATTATCTTAATCAAATTACCCAATTAACTTTAAATTATTCCTCATGGCAATTACAGCAGGACTTTAACCTATTAAGAGCTGATACCCAAGCAACATTAGCTGAGTTAAATGGAGAAAGAAAACGCTATATGATCATTTTTTTGAAAGATACTCATTTAATCAGTTTTAATCAGTCTCAAGTATCTAATAATTTACTCAAAAATGCTAATTTACAAGAAGCTAAATTAGATAATTTAGACTTATCTTATAGTAATTTTTTTCAGGCTGATTTAACTAAGGCTAATCTTAATAAAACTAATTTTAAAAAAAGTAACTTTCAGGAAGCCAATTTAAGTGAAGCTACATTGATTAATGCTAATTTAGCTGGAGCTATTCTTAAAGAAACAGATTTAACTAAAACAAATTTAACCAATGCTTGTTATGATTTATTTACTAAATTTCCCATAGATTTTGACCCAGAAAAAGCAAAAATGAGGGAAATTAAACCCTTTACAGAATGCAAATTTATTACGGTTAGTAAAAATTAA
- a CDS encoding cation:proton antiporter has product MEESFTLTLQIIITVCAGISSQVFGEYFKIPSIVFLLIFGVILGRDMLGILQPELLGVGLEVLVALAVAIILFEGGLNLELRQLDKVSGSLRNLVTIGTLITFLCGGVAAHFLAEFPWEIAFLYASLVVVTGPTVVAPLLKQVAVDKRVATILEGEGVLIDPVGAILAVVVLDTIINSSADPLDIITRLVFRLGIGALIGGLSGYFLGYFQKNANFVPEELKNLVVLAGVWGTFGLSQMILSESGLMATVIAGIVVRASGIPEERLLLRFKGQLTVLCVSVLFILLAADLSIDSIFALGGGSVLTVLALMFIVRPLSVIICTWNSGLNSRQKLFIAWIAPRGIVSASVASLFSILLTQNGINGGQSIKGLVFLTIMMTVFAQGLTAGRVAKWLRITSAQATGAVIIGCNPIGRLLGRIYQSQGESVVLIDTDTEACNRAKQDNLPVFESSGLDPDVMEKAGITSVGTLVALTNNGDVNLMIAQRAIEEFSPPKVLAVFPNEKKENNIKANKQKIAQPFINDIQIKTWNQYINDGLFRLGKTVIRGEGEAIDFQQIHLQALITGGELLPLLVKRKDKLEIVQSTEEWKLGDEIIYLLHDPRPQLLKRLSGVSASPRLTLEKLPKVEEIPLSVNVK; this is encoded by the coding sequence ATGGAAGAATCTTTTACCCTTACCCTACAAATCATTATCACTGTTTGCGCAGGAATTAGCTCTCAGGTATTCGGGGAATATTTCAAAATACCTAGTATTGTCTTTTTACTCATTTTCGGAGTAATTTTAGGGCGAGATATGCTAGGTATTCTGCAACCTGAGTTGTTGGGGGTAGGGTTAGAGGTTTTAGTTGCCCTAGCGGTGGCGATTATTCTTTTTGAAGGGGGATTAAACCTAGAATTGCGTCAGTTAGATAAGGTATCGGGCAGTTTACGCAATCTCGTCACTATCGGTACTTTAATTACTTTTCTTTGTGGGGGGGTAGCGGCGCACTTCCTCGCTGAATTTCCGTGGGAAATTGCCTTTTTATACGCTTCTTTGGTGGTTGTAACTGGTCCAACCGTAGTAGCGCCCCTCCTCAAACAGGTAGCGGTGGATAAGAGAGTTGCCACAATTTTGGAAGGGGAAGGGGTTTTAATTGATCCGGTGGGCGCCATTCTCGCTGTGGTGGTATTAGATACCATTATTAATAGTTCTGCTGATCCTCTCGATATTATCACGAGGTTAGTATTTCGCTTGGGCATAGGGGCGCTAATCGGGGGGCTAAGTGGCTATTTTTTAGGATATTTTCAAAAAAATGCTAATTTTGTTCCTGAAGAATTAAAAAATTTAGTGGTTTTAGCCGGAGTATGGGGTACATTTGGACTCTCTCAAATGATTTTAAGTGAGTCGGGATTAATGGCAACGGTAATCGCTGGTATTGTGGTGCGCGCTTCTGGTATCCCCGAAGAAAGGTTATTACTACGTTTTAAAGGACAACTGACGGTTTTATGTGTTTCAGTTTTATTTATACTCCTCGCCGCCGATTTATCTATAGATAGTATTTTTGCACTAGGTGGAGGCAGTGTTTTAACCGTATTGGCATTAATGTTCATCGTGCGCCCTTTAAGCGTGATCATTTGTACTTGGAATAGTGGTTTAAATAGCCGTCAAAAGTTATTTATAGCTTGGATTGCTCCTAGGGGTATCGTTTCAGCTTCTGTTGCCTCTTTATTCTCTATTCTATTAACCCAAAACGGTATCAATGGTGGTCAATCTATTAAGGGTTTAGTCTTTCTCACCATTATGATGACGGTGTTTGCTCAGGGTTTAACTGCTGGTCGAGTAGCAAAATGGTTACGAATAACATCGGCTCAGGCGACGGGCGCTGTTATTATCGGTTGTAATCCCATCGGGCGCTTATTGGGGCGTATTTATCAAAGTCAAGGAGAATCAGTTGTTTTGATTGATACAGATACAGAGGCTTGTAACCGTGCCAAACAAGATAATTTACCTGTGTTTGAAAGTAGTGGTTTAGACCCGGATGTCATGGAAAAAGCAGGAATTACCTCCGTAGGCACTTTAGTCGCCTTAACAAATAATGGCGATGTTAATTTGATGATTGCCCAGCGCGCCATCGAAGAATTTTCTCCCCCCAAAGTATTAGCAGTTTTTCCTAATGAGAAAAAAGAAAATAATATTAAAGCTAATAAGCAAAAAATAGCCCAACCTTTTATTAACGATATACAAATCAAAACTTGGAATCAATACATTAACGATGGGTTATTTCGTCTCGGTAAAACTGTGATTAGGGGTGAGGGAGAAGCCATTGATTTTCAACAAATTCACCTCCAAGCCTTAATTACCGGAGGGGAATTATTACCATTACTGGTAAAAAGAAAAGACAAGTTAGAGATAGTCCAATCCACCGAAGAATGGAAGTTAGGAGATGAAATTATCTATTTACTACACGACCCTCGACCACAACTATTGAAAAGGCTATCGGGAGTTTCTGCCTCTCCTCGTCTCACTTTAGAAAAGTTACCCAAAGTGGAAGAAATACCTCTTTCGGTTAATGTTAAATAA
- a CDS encoding nucleoside recognition protein, protein MLNYVWFAMIAVSVVVGALTGKIDAVTEAAISSAELGVELAIGLIGIMALWLGIMKIAEVAGLIDIVAKVVRPITIWLFPEIPPDHPAVSAMVLNMSANVLGLGNAATPLGLKAMQELQKLNPNPDTATNAMATFLAINTSSVQLILPATVVALMGAEASDIFIPTILATSCSTIAGVVAVKFLSKLSYFQINETDSDSDE, encoded by the coding sequence ATGTTAAATTACGTTTGGTTTGCCATGATAGCGGTTTCGGTAGTGGTAGGGGCGCTGACGGGTAAAATAGATGCTGTCACAGAAGCCGCCATCAGTAGTGCTGAGTTAGGGGTAGAGTTGGCCATCGGTTTAATTGGCATCATGGCATTATGGCTCGGCATTATGAAAATTGCTGAAGTGGCTGGTTTAATTGATATAGTTGCTAAAGTAGTACGACCGATTACTATTTGGCTATTTCCTGAAATTCCTCCCGATCACCCGGCGGTTAGTGCTATGGTACTGAATATGTCGGCGAATGTACTGGGGTTGGGTAATGCGGCCACGCCGTTGGGTTTGAAAGCGATGCAGGAGTTACAGAAACTTAATCCTAATCCCGACACAGCTACTAATGCCATGGCAACTTTTTTGGCGATTAATACCTCCAGTGTGCAGTTGATTTTACCAGCTACTGTGGTGGCGTTGATGGGCGCTGAGGCTAGTGATATTTTTATCCCTACCATTCTCGCTACTTCCTGTTCTACCATTGCTGGAGTGGTAGCTGTTAAATTTTTATCAAAGTTATCCTATTTTCAAATTAATGAAACTGACTCAGATAGTGATGAGTAA
- a CDS encoding DUF2854 domain-containing protein yields MLRKIPLALVGLIVGPILTSVGFYAYFVGNSTLNLAGFFYGIPLLLGGLALKASELKPIPFAQPTTPEVLKLRESQATYTQNQLRKDVTRYRYGQEVHLDYALQKLGFSTTDELRPILTTIQEVELDGHYTLILQFESPLTRFDIWQEKLDKITKFFGPDIEAKIVDHDNGMIDLVLISTVLQEQN; encoded by the coding sequence ATGCTTAGAAAAATACCCCTCGCTCTCGTCGGTTTAATCGTTGGACCAATTTTAACTTCAGTTGGTTTTTATGCTTATTTTGTTGGTAATTCTACTCTCAATTTAGCTGGTTTTTTTTATGGTATTCCCTTACTATTAGGGGGATTAGCCCTCAAAGCATCGGAATTAAAACCGATTCCCTTCGCTCAACCTACCACCCCAGAAGTCCTTAAACTAAGAGAAAGTCAAGCTACCTATACTCAAAATCAACTGAGAAAGGATGTCACGCGCTATCGTTATGGGCAAGAAGTGCATCTGGATTATGCTTTACAAAAGCTAGGTTTCAGCACTACGGATGAACTGCGCCCCATTTTAACTACGATTCAGGAAGTAGAGTTAGATGGTCATTATACTTTAATTTTACAGTTTGAATCACCTTTAACTCGTTTTGATATTTGGCAAGAAAAATTAGACAAAATTACTAAGTTTTTTGGTCCTGATATTGAAGCAAAAATCGTTGATCATGATAATGGAATGATTGACCTCGTATTAATTTCCACCGTTTTACAAGAGCAAAATTAA
- a CDS encoding photosynthesis system II assembly factor Ycf48 — protein MNRLLKNLKQIGMVLMIGLLCVSCAYAPALETNPWETITLDTDATFADVAFTDDKNHGWLVGTKASLFETLDGGDTWQSKTLDIQEKERITFTGVSFYGDEGWVTGEPSILLHTTDGGENWQRILLSDKLPGAPNDIIALAPSTAEMVTNLGAIYETKDGGKTWQGLVEGAVGVARNINRSPSGKYVAVSARGNFYSTWQPGDTEWTPHQRNSSRRLQNMGFLDDDRLWLIARGGQIQLSKSNDFENWQEPINPEFSTSWGFLDMAKGAGNQLWLAGGSGNLLVSEDNGLTWLKDRDIETVASNLYKVVFSGEDQGFVLGQRGILLKYNPSKNTTVIEEETT, from the coding sequence ATGAATCGATTATTAAAAAATTTAAAGCAAATTGGCATGGTGCTAATGATTGGTTTATTGTGTGTCAGCTGCGCTTATGCCCCTGCTTTGGAGACAAATCCTTGGGAAACTATTACCCTTGATACTGATGCGACTTTTGCTGATGTGGCTTTTACAGATGACAAAAATCATGGTTGGTTAGTGGGTACAAAAGCCAGTTTATTTGAAACTTTAGACGGTGGCGATACTTGGCAATCAAAAACCCTCGACATTCAAGAAAAAGAAAGAATTACTTTTACTGGTGTTAGCTTTTATGGTGATGAAGGCTGGGTAACGGGTGAGCCTTCGATTCTTTTACATACTACCGATGGCGGTGAAAATTGGCAACGGATTCTCCTTAGTGACAAGTTACCCGGCGCCCCTAACGATATTATTGCTTTAGCGCCCTCCACCGCCGAAATGGTGACTAATTTAGGGGCAATTTATGAAACGAAAGACGGCGGTAAGACTTGGCAAGGTTTGGTGGAGGGCGCTGTGGGGGTGGCTCGTAATATCAATCGCTCCCCTAGCGGTAAGTATGTGGCAGTCAGTGCGCGCGGTAATTTTTACTCCACTTGGCAACCGGGAGATACGGAATGGACTCCCCATCAACGTAATTCATCTCGTCGTTTACAAAATATGGGCTTTTTGGATGATGACAGACTTTGGTTAATTGCCAGAGGTGGACAAATTCAACTCAGTAAATCTAATGATTTTGAAAATTGGCAAGAACCCATTAACCCTGAATTTTCTACCAGTTGGGGCTTTTTGGATATGGCGAAGGGCGCTGGTAATCAATTATGGTTAGCAGGTGGTAGCGGTAATTTATTAGTCAGTGAAGATAACGGTTTAACATGGTTAAAAGATCGTGATATTGAAACCGTTGCTTCTAACTTATATAAAGTTGTTTTTTCCGGTGAAGATCAAGGGTTTGTTTTAGGTCAAAGAGGTATTTTACTAAAGTATAATCCCAGCAAAAATACTACCGTTATTGAGGAAGAAACTACATAA
- a CDS encoding rubredoxin, producing the protein MSEAGKNEKTLAEQAPASYECRSCGYRYVPSKGDLQNNINPNTEFTDLPKSWRCPVCSAPQPAFVNIGATDAPSGFAENLEYGFGVNNMTPGQKNLLIFGGLVIGFLFFISFYFTN; encoded by the coding sequence ATGAGTGAAGCAGGAAAAAATGAGAAAACCTTAGCAGAACAAGCCCCAGCCAGTTATGAATGTCGCTCCTGTGGCTATCGTTATGTACCAAGTAAGGGTGATTTACAAAATAATATTAACCCTAATACAGAGTTTACTGATTTACCGAAATCATGGCGTTGTCCTGTGTGTAGCGCCCCTCAACCTGCTTTTGTCAATATCGGTGCAACGGATGCGCCTTCTGGGTTTGCAGAAAATTTAGAATATGGTTTTGGCGTTAACAATATGACTCCCGGTCAAAAAAATCTCCTAATTTTTGGCGGTTTAGTCATCGGTTTCTTATTTTTCATTAGTTTTTACTTTACAAATTAA
- a CDS encoding pentapeptide repeat-containing protein gives MVIGNIDIKNYYNLGERDFPKQQLRRIDLRGAKLRGINLQGSDLSYADLRDIDLSNADLRNCYFNEANLTGANLTGANLTGAYFIKAYLIKANLRKAIVKEAYLTGSFVTRADFSKADLCGAFLNGAHLSGANFRSAVYDSATRFDRGFEPEKLGMAIVSSFEGAMSHKVTIGDVISNLENIASITSRYLGGTITAKNFEQSRPEVEWLQGFTMDKNSKITFSGSSNQQATMIQLKWLEKWTNSFVKKCSIIVQDLPNIIEDKHLTIQSLLKKQVV, from the coding sequence ATGGTCATAGGCAACATTGATATTAAAAATTACTACAATTTAGGAGAGAGAGACTTTCCTAAGCAACAGTTAAGGCGTATTGATCTGCGAGGGGCAAAGCTAAGAGGGATTAATTTACAAGGGTCTGATCTTAGTTATGCTGACCTGAGAGATATTGATTTAAGTAACGCTGATTTGCGTAATTGTTATTTTAATGAAGCTAATTTGACGGGCGCTAATTTGACGGGCGCTAACTTGACGGGTGCTTATTTCATCAAAGCCTATCTGATTAAAGCTAATTTGCGTAAAGCAATTGTAAAAGAGGCTTATTTAACCGGTAGTTTTGTGACTCGTGCTGATTTTAGTAAAGCGGATCTCTGTGGCGCATTCCTCAACGGCGCCCACCTCAGTGGTGCCAACTTTAGAAGTGCTGTCTATGATAGTGCCACCCGTTTTGATCGGGGTTTTGAGCCTGAAAAACTAGGCATGGCAATTGTTTCCTCGTTTGAGGGCGCTATGAGCCATAAAGTCACCATTGGGGATGTGATTAGTAATTTGGAAAATATTGCTAGTATTACCAGTCGTTATTTAGGGGGAACTATTACGGCGAAAAACTTTGAACAATCTCGTCCTGAAGTGGAATGGTTACAGGGTTTTACTATGGACAAAAATAGTAAAATTACCTTTTCAGGATCATCAAATCAACAAGCTACAATGATTCAATTAAAATGGTTGGAAAAATGGACTAATTCTTTTGTTAAAAAATGTTCCATAATTGTCCAAGATTTGCCAAATATTATTGAAGACAAACATTTAACTATTCAGTCATTGCTAAAGAAGCAAGTGGTATGA
- a CDS encoding 4-vinyl reductase produces MTFTPIKPSRTVEKISQNLWKSKYPKKHDHYTIEDFFHFDPVNGSINDWNDSRNVLVTEDFIVGLIEGLEEEVGPASSVVMYNIGKAWGVRDADFFMNWFQKEYEYDKDIHKMNLLYVLEAWWWPFTTQGWGNWDVDLSEQKNGFMFVNIFDSAVARTLGDVGKPVCHIYAGLMAGFFSRFINKKLNCIEIQCYSMGETYCKFLLGKQDRIDAATFWHNEGAGARDIEKKLVNGEYMK; encoded by the coding sequence ATGACTTTTACACCGATAAAACCAAGTCGAACTGTTGAAAAAATTTCTCAAAATTTATGGAAAAGTAAATATCCAAAAAAACATGATCACTATACCATAGAAGATTTTTTTCATTTTGACCCTGTTAATGGCAGTATCAATGATTGGAATGATTCTCGCAACGTTTTAGTTACGGAAGATTTCATCGTTGGTTTGATTGAAGGTTTGGAAGAAGAAGTTGGACCTGCGTCTAGTGTCGTGATGTATAACATCGGCAAGGCATGGGGAGTTAGAGATGCGGACTTTTTCATGAATTGGTTTCAAAAAGAATATGAGTATGACAAGGATATTCATAAGATGAATCTTCTCTATGTCTTAGAAGCGTGGTGGTGGCCTTTTACTACTCAAGGATGGGGCAACTGGGATGTAGATTTGAGTGAGCAGAAAAACGGTTTTATGTTTGTTAATATTTTCGATTCCGCCGTAGCGCGCACCCTCGGCGATGTGGGTAAGCCTGTGTGTCACATTTACGCTGGATTAATGGCTGGATTTTTCAGTCGTTTTATTAATAAAAAATTAAACTGTATCGAAATTCAGTGTTATTCCATGGGAGAAACTTATTGTAAGTTTTTGTTGGGAAAACAAGATCGCATTGATGCTGCTACCTTCTGGCACAATGAGGGGGCGGGCGCTAGGGATATTGAGAAGAAATTAGTCAATGGGGAATATATGAAGTAA
- a CDS encoding phycobilisome protein translates to MYPELQALIHQAEYSYLQSENLESLSAHVTGLQAKLKVYKLIRDKEIDIFQPVADKLLEKMSGVAQKDLETSLQHWLLIMRYASMAMLLNNPEFLERRLLEWLTDIVTVRQSREIDQAVYDSLLAQLAKVLPAPSGLEYIKPFLSQAKNYLINDQVTV, encoded by the coding sequence ATGTATCCAGAATTACAAGCATTAATTCACCAGGCAGAATATAGTTATCTGCAAAGTGAAAATTTAGAGAGTTTATCAGCGCACGTCACCGGTTTACAGGCTAAATTGAAAGTCTATAAGTTAATTAGAGATAAGGAGATCGACATATTTCAACCCGTAGCCGATAAATTGTTAGAAAAAATGTCGGGAGTGGCGCAAAAAGACTTAGAAACTTCTCTACAACATTGGTTATTAATCATGCGCTACGCTTCTATGGCAATGTTACTCAATAATCCTGAGTTTTTAGAGCGTCGCTTATTGGAATGGTTGACGGATATTGTCACGGTGCGTCAATCGAGGGAAATTGATCAAGCGGTTTATGATTCTTTATTGGCACAGTTAGCTAAAGTATTACCAGCGCCCTCCGGACTAGAATACATCAAACCGTTTTTAAGCCAAGCTAAAAATTATTTAATTAACGATCAAGTAACCGTATAA
- a CDS encoding 4-vinyl reductase, which produces MISIADLIAKQPIKGNYFAPDAYVQGDFELGLLETRQGSRLIALPEVFLQGMYEGLEEEIGQASGVVLYNCGRWWGKNFYRRFVLEISEYYEKALADMEMIEFISSLKQCWKTHGWGVADFDFDYYSQGFIVVRSVNSPFAMAAPPNQRFSCQTEAGVLASFFSQLTGEELGCLQTSCESMGAEANHFVIGLEDRIKQGKQWLEDGDDHLTIMERFCRNTAG; this is translated from the coding sequence ATGATTTCTATTGCGGATTTAATCGCCAAGCAACCCATTAAGGGTAATTATTTTGCCCCCGATGCCTATGTACAAGGTGATTTTGAGTTAGGCTTGTTGGAAACCAGACAAGGTTCTCGTTTAATCGCTTTACCTGAAGTCTTTTTACAGGGAATGTATGAGGGATTGGAGGAGGAAATCGGTCAAGCCTCTGGGGTTGTATTATACAACTGCGGGCGCTGGTGGGGTAAAAACTTTTACCGCCGTTTTGTGCTGGAAATTAGTGAATACTACGAAAAGGCTTTGGCTGATATGGAGATGATTGAGTTTATCAGTTCTCTAAAACAATGCTGGAAAACCCATGGCTGGGGAGTGGCTGATTTTGATTTTGACTATTATTCTCAGGGTTTTATTGTGGTAAGAAGTGTTAATTCACCTTTTGCTATGGCGGCACCCCCAAATCAGCGTTTTTCTTGTCAAACGGAAGCAGGGGTTTTAGCTTCTTTCTTCTCTCAGTTAACTGGGGAGGAGTTGGGGTGTCTGCAAACTAGCTGTGAGTCGATGGGCGCTGAAGCTAATCATTTTGTTATCGGTTTGGAAGACAGAATCAAACAAGGTAAACAGTGGTTAGAAGATGGTGATGATCACTTAACTATTATGGAGCGTTTTTGTCGTAATACTGCTGGTTAA
- a CDS encoding 2Fe-2S iron-sulfur cluster binding domain-containing protein, which translates to MAKTIKLDPLGMETAIKTNDNLLSGLLKNDLNVLQECGGRGMCSTCHVYIKEGMESLSPLNRREKRTLEVITTCKMNSRLACQARVIGEGVVIELPSGMYLSQIDDIDALIGRRAQNNILHPISGKILVEEGKLITRSMISQLQDTKGEVNQYLAQTEDAI; encoded by the coding sequence GTGGCAAAAACAATTAAACTTGATCCCCTCGGTATGGAAACAGCAATTAAAACCAATGATAATTTATTATCGGGATTGCTGAAAAATGATCTTAACGTACTTCAAGAGTGTGGCGGTAGGGGGATGTGTTCCACCTGTCACGTTTACATTAAGGAAGGGATGGAAAGTTTATCGCCTCTCAACCGCCGAGAAAAGCGCACGTTGGAAGTTATTACCACTTGTAAAATGAATTCTCGTCTTGCTTGTCAAGCGCGGGTAATTGGGGAAGGGGTAGTTATCGAGTTGCCTTCGGGGATGTATCTTTCGCAAATTGACGATATTGATGCTTTGATTGGGCGCAGGGCGCAGAATAATATCTTACATCCCATTTCTGGCAAAATTCTTGTGGAAGAAGGCAAGTTGATTACTCGGTCGATGATTAGTCAATTACAGGATACAAAAGGGGAAGTTAATCAGTATCTCGCCCAAACTGAAGACGCTATTTAG